One genomic segment of Paenibacillus sp. FSL H8-0332 includes these proteins:
- a CDS encoding ABC transporter permease subunit, whose translation MIKRTFTNKQALLGITIIIALTLAAAAAPLLSPHDPNRIDVLHKYLPASSAYPLGTDQLGRCVFSRLLYGARYSLGIAVPMMLLLGGIGIVLGTAAAYIGGKVEQCFLIICDIFMAFPPLVVVMSLVGALGEGISNILLAILFSMWVWFAKIVRTYAGMEMSKDYITASRIAGCSDARIIFHHVIPNIFPQFIVYLSTGIASLILMVSSFSFLGLGFPAGTPEWGAMLSEARSSVYSHPLLLLYPGLCVLLAAAGFNLFGEALRDITTPEGAGE comes from the coding sequence ATGATAAAGCGTACGTTCACAAATAAGCAGGCGCTGCTGGGCATAACCATTATAATCGCACTGACTCTGGCTGCAGCAGCAGCGCCGTTGCTCTCTCCGCATGATCCCAATCGAATTGATGTGCTTCATAAATATTTACCGGCCAGCTCAGCGTATCCTCTTGGAACTGACCAGCTTGGAAGGTGCGTATTCTCAAGGCTCTTGTATGGAGCACGTTATTCCCTTGGTATAGCCGTACCAATGATGCTTCTGCTGGGTGGTATTGGCATTGTTCTCGGAACGGCAGCCGCATATATAGGCGGGAAGGTGGAACAGTGCTTTTTGATCATCTGCGACATCTTCATGGCCTTCCCGCCTCTGGTCGTTGTAATGTCGCTGGTGGGTGCATTGGGTGAAGGAATCAGCAATATCCTCTTGGCAATATTATTCTCCATGTGGGTGTGGTTCGCCAAAATTGTGCGGACTTATGCGGGTATGGAGATGAGTAAGGATTATATCACAGCTTCCAGAATTGCCGGGTGCAGCGATGCACGGATCATTTTTCATCATGTGATTCCGAATATATTCCCGCAGTTCATCGTCTACTTAAGCACTGGAATCGCTTCGCTGATTCTGATGGTATCCAGCTTTTCTTTCCTTGGACTAGGCTTTCCAGCCGGCACACCGGAATGGGGGGCCATGCTCAGCGAAGCAAGATCAAGCGTCTATTCTCACCCCTTGCTTCTCCTGTATCCGGGCTTGTGCGTACTGCTGGCAGCGGCAGGCTTCAATCTCTTCGGGGAGGCACTTAGAGACATTACCACACCAGAGGGGGCAGGCGAATGA
- a CDS encoding ABC transporter ATP-binding protein, producing the protein MTTLLEVRDLAVELRGTQQPIVKHSSFSLKQGSTLAIVGESGSGKSMTCKAIMGLLNHKMFNISGSIRYRGTELIGLEERLLRSLCGSKMAMIVQNPMTAFDPASKIGAQIIETLQVHQKMTKAEAYALGLAALEKLNLSRCEQLMNSYPHTLSGGMLQRIIIALSLILEPEIIIADEATTALDVRNQGIVLDELDSIKQSGIGLILVTHDFGVAARLADEVIVMKEGLIIETGTIHKVFTSPRNPYTQELLQASLLKREVKL; encoded by the coding sequence ATGACTACTCTGCTAGAAGTTCGGGACCTTGCTGTTGAACTCAGAGGCACTCAACAGCCAATTGTTAAGCATTCCAGCTTCAGCTTGAAGCAAGGCTCTACTCTTGCAATTGTCGGGGAGAGCGGAAGCGGCAAAAGTATGACCTGTAAAGCGATCATGGGTCTGCTCAATCATAAAATGTTCAATATATCGGGTAGCATCCGTTACCGTGGAACTGAACTTATCGGTCTGGAGGAACGTCTGCTTCGTTCCCTGTGTGGCAGCAAAATGGCGATGATTGTCCAGAACCCTATGACTGCATTTGATCCGGCTTCCAAAATCGGTGCACAAATCATCGAAACTCTTCAGGTCCACCAGAAGATGACCAAAGCGGAGGCTTATGCGCTCGGGCTTGCTGCTCTGGAGAAGCTTAACCTCTCACGCTGTGAACAACTGATGAACAGTTATCCGCATACTTTAAGCGGCGGCATGCTGCAGCGTATCATCATTGCCTTGTCACTAATCCTTGAACCGGAAATTATTATTGCTGACGAGGCAACCACGGCACTGGATGTCCGCAACCAGGGGATCGTTCTGGATGAGCTTGACAGCATCAAGCAAAGTGGGATCGGCCTGATTCTGGTTACCCATGATTTCGGAGTAGCCGCCAGACTGGCAGATGAGGTCATCGTAATGAAGGAAGGATTGATTATCGAAACCGGCACAATCCATAAGGTCTTCACCTCCCCCAGGAATCCGTATACTCAGGAACTGCTACAGGCTAGTCTGCTGAAAAGGGAGGTGAAACTGTGA
- a CDS encoding ABC transporter permease: MMAITLLKRIPSLLIVLFGVTVLTFFMSALSTVDPAEAFARRTLLNPTSVQIADIRQGMGLDQPVYQQYLNWLVHSLTGDLGESLLTRNAVSSDIADKLPMTLSLVAASMFWVILLTIPVSILGALRKNSFWDHLISGFTILGISLPSFWLGFLLLLIFAVTFPIFSVVESGSIRSFILPSLSLALPIAASTIRLFRATLLSNLNKDYVLYAKARGLNMRTIMWKHVLKNSLPPLITLFSQYLGYMVVGSAVVESIFSWQGIGTHLVNAIIARDLPTVNGCVLVIAVIFVISNIFADMFNLALNPRLKFGGNTPA, translated from the coding sequence ATGATGGCTATCACATTGCTTAAACGTATTCCCTCACTGCTTATTGTGTTGTTCGGTGTAACGGTCCTCACTTTCTTTATGTCAGCACTCTCGACAGTTGATCCTGCTGAAGCCTTCGCCCGGCGCACCTTATTGAATCCAACGTCTGTACAAATCGCTGACATTCGTCAGGGTATGGGTCTCGATCAGCCTGTATATCAGCAATACCTGAATTGGCTGGTCCACTCCCTTACAGGAGACCTTGGAGAATCGCTCTTAACCAGAAATGCAGTCAGCAGCGATATCGCTGATAAATTGCCTATGACATTGAGCCTAGTTGCTGCATCCATGTTCTGGGTCATTCTTTTGACGATCCCGGTCAGTATTTTGGGTGCTCTGAGAAAAAACAGCTTTTGGGATCATCTGATTAGCGGTTTTACCATTCTAGGTATTTCACTGCCGAGCTTTTGGCTGGGCTTCTTACTATTGCTTATATTTGCTGTTACATTTCCTATTTTCAGCGTGGTAGAATCCGGGAGTATCAGAAGCTTCATTCTCCCCTCTTTGTCGCTTGCTTTGCCGATTGCTGCTTCCACCATCCGATTGTTCAGGGCCACTCTTCTGTCTAATCTCAATAAGGATTACGTCCTGTATGCCAAGGCCAGAGGACTTAACATGCGGACCATTATGTGGAAACATGTGCTGAAGAATTCTCTGCCTCCGCTGATTACATTATTCAGCCAATACCTTGGTTATATGGTTGTGGGCAGCGCGGTGGTCGAGAGCATTTTTTCCTGGCAGGGAATAGGTACGCATTTGGTAAATGCCATTATTGCCCGGGATTTACCGACTGTTAACGGATGTGTGCTGGTCATTGCAGTTATTTTTGTCATCAGCAATATATTTGCAGATATGTTCAATCTGGCACTGAATCCACGATTAAAGTTTGGAGGGAATACCCCTGCATGA